The Eurosta solidaginis isolate ZX-2024a chromosome 4, ASM4086904v1, whole genome shotgun sequence genome includes a window with the following:
- the Sac1 gene encoding phosphatidylinositol-3-phosphatase SAC1 isoform X2 gives MAGARINEKDLLAQLFLTLPEKFDPLVTALQNLKDANLAVSVVKERFLAEEIKLSGRHQRDYSEKTGFSSKKYMNKPSKFQGKCFKCGKVGHRAKDYRQLKARSENGLFERADERFVWNGALLRNFNCPEMRKFALPIMLGFVSINQVQVNGQTFFWSIISRRSIHRAGTRFFARGIDETGNVANFVETEQIVEYNGQRISFVQTRGSMPFFWRQLPNLRYKPDPELVPGKDHLAACMRHFDTQIMLYGRQIILNLVDQKHSEGTLERAFRTFVQQMNNPNVRYHAFDFHAECKKMRWDRLQILIDRIAHDQDEFSFFHLREDGSLVSVQDGVFRTNCIDCLDRTNVVQSMLAKRSLTAVLQKLGILQAGQVVERASPNFEFIFKGVWADNADVISLQYSGTGALKTDFTRTGKRSKAGLMQDGINSATRYYLNNFADGSRQDGFDLFLGKYVVKPDEGNLIPSPLVVKRTWRYNTIPSVLLFAVAMLFITAIFPAEFNTESLLFLLLWGTIIGVGTTGILHYGVEFVDWPRLFPPIKIEA, from the exons ATGGCGGGTGCTAGAATCAATGAAAAAGATCTGTTGGCGCAGTTATTTTTAACGTTACCGGAAAAATTTGATCCGCTTGTGACTGCTTTGCAAAACTTAAAGGATGCTAATTTGGCGGTTAGTGTTGTaaaagaaagatttttggcagAAGAGATCAAGTTATCTGGTCGTCATCAAAGGGATTATTCTGAGAAGACAGGATTCAGTAGTAAGAAATACATGAATAAGCCTTCAAAGTTTCAAGGCAAGTGTTTTAAATGCGGAAAAGTTGGTCATAGAGCCAAAGATTATCGGCAATTAAAAGCCAGAAGCGAA aatggatTGTTTGAACGCGCTGACGAACGATTTGTTTGGAATGGCGCTCTACTACGCAACTTCAACTGTCCAGAAATGCGTAAATTCGCGCTACCAATTATGTTAGGAT TTGTCTCCATAAATCAAGTGCAAGTAAATGGTCAAACATTCTTCTGGTCAATCATATCGCGACGTTCCATACATCGTGCTGGCACACGATTCTTTGCGCGAGGTATAGATGAAACGGGTAATGTAGCAAATTTTGTTGAAACGGAACAAATTGTCGAATACAATGGACAGCGAATCTCCTTTGTGCag ACACGTGGTAGTATGCCTTTCTTTTGGCGACAGTTACCCAATCTGCGTTACAAACCCGATCCGGAGCTGGTTCCAGGCAAGGATCATTTAGCTGCATGTATGAGGCATTTTGATACACAAATAATGCTTTATGGACGACAAATTATATTAAACTTG GTGGACCAAAAACATTCCGAAGGTACGCTAGAACGTGCATTCCGTACATTCGTACAACAAATGAATAATCCAAATGTACGTTATCACGCTTTTGACTTCCATGCTGAATGCAAAAAAATGCGTTGGGACCGTTTACAAATTCTCATTGATCGCATTGCTCATGATCAGGACGAGTTTTCGTTTTTCCATTTACGCGAAGACGGTAGTTTGGTTTCAGTGCAGGATGGTGTATTTCGTACAAATTGTATTGATTGTTTAGATCGTACGAACGTTGTACAGAGTATGCTAGCTAAACGTTCGTTAACTGCTGTGCTACAAAAGCTGGGTATTTTACAAGCTGGTCAAGTAGTTGAACGCGCTTCGCCTAATTTTGAATTCATATTTAAGGGG GTTTGGGCGGATAATGCTGATGTTATTTCCTTGCAATACTCCGGTACTGGTGCACTGAAAACCGATTTTACACGCACCGGTAAACGATCGAAAGCTGGCCTCATGCAAGATGGTATTAATTCAGCTACACGTTATTATCTAAATAATTTTGCGGATGGTAGTAGGCAG GATGGTTTCGATTTATTCTTGGGCAAGTATGTGGTCAAACCTGATGAGGGCAATCTTATACCTTCGCCATTGGTAGTGAAGCGCACATGGCGTTATAATACG attcccTCCGTTTTGCTCTTTGCTGTTGCAATGCTTTTCATCACGGCAATATTCCCGGCTGAATTTAATACCGAAAGCTTACTATTCCTATTATTATGGGGCACAATTATTGGTGTCGGTACCACTGGCATATTACATTATGGTGTAGAATTCGTTGATTGGCCACGTTTGTTCCCGCCAATCAAAATTGAAGCCTAG
- the Sac1 gene encoding phosphatidylinositol-3-phosphatase SAC1 isoform X1 — MDTSWDLHDDMNLYITPDRFVVEPNGKDELLVIDRVVNTVRVQSKGNQLNNQVPTRRVCGILGTIQLSGGHHLIVATHRLYVGMLNGASIWRLAGYDIIPYIPTITHLRPKQREQNEIYLNMLRQTLDTRFFYFSYWYDLTHTLQRLHGMPPGFLKNGLFERADERFVWNGALLRNFNCPEMRKFALPIMLGFVSINQVQVNGQTFFWSIISRRSIHRAGTRFFARGIDETGNVANFVETEQIVEYNGQRISFVQTRGSMPFFWRQLPNLRYKPDPELVPGKDHLAACMRHFDTQIMLYGRQIILNLVDQKHSEGTLERAFRTFVQQMNNPNVRYHAFDFHAECKKMRWDRLQILIDRIAHDQDEFSFFHLREDGSLVSVQDGVFRTNCIDCLDRTNVVQSMLAKRSLTAVLQKLGILQAGQVVERASPNFEFIFKGVWADNADVISLQYSGTGALKTDFTRTGKRSKAGLMQDGINSATRYYLNNFADGSRQDGFDLFLGKYVVKPDEGNLIPSPLVVKRTWRYNTIPSVLLFAVAMLFITAIFPAEFNTESLLFLLLWGTIIGVGTTGILHYGVEFVDWPRLFPPIKIEA; from the exons ATGGATACCAGTTGGGATTTGCATGATGACATGAATCT CTACATAACGCCGGACCGTTTCGTTGTTGAACCGAATGGCAAGGATGAGTTGCTGGTAATTGATCGTGTTGTAAATACAGTACGTGTTCAAA GCAAAGGAAATCAACTTAACAACCAAGTACCAACGCGTCGTGTCTGCGGCATACTTGGCACCATCCAACTCAGTGGCGGTCATCATTTAATTGTTGCCACACATCGCCTTTATGTGGGCATGTTGAATGGTGCTAGTATATGGCGTTTAGCTGGCTATGATATTATACCCTACATTCCAACAATAACGCATTTGCGTCCAAAACAGCGTGaacaaaatgaaatttatttGAATATGCTGCGCCAAACGTTGGATACACGCTTTTTTTACTTTTCCTATTGGTATGATTTGACGCATACGTTACAGCGATTACATGGTATGCCACCAGGTTTTTTAAAG aatggatTGTTTGAACGCGCTGACGAACGATTTGTTTGGAATGGCGCTCTACTACGCAACTTCAACTGTCCAGAAATGCGTAAATTCGCGCTACCAATTATGTTAGGAT TTGTCTCCATAAATCAAGTGCAAGTAAATGGTCAAACATTCTTCTGGTCAATCATATCGCGACGTTCCATACATCGTGCTGGCACACGATTCTTTGCGCGAGGTATAGATGAAACGGGTAATGTAGCAAATTTTGTTGAAACGGAACAAATTGTCGAATACAATGGACAGCGAATCTCCTTTGTGCag ACACGTGGTAGTATGCCTTTCTTTTGGCGACAGTTACCCAATCTGCGTTACAAACCCGATCCGGAGCTGGTTCCAGGCAAGGATCATTTAGCTGCATGTATGAGGCATTTTGATACACAAATAATGCTTTATGGACGACAAATTATATTAAACTTG GTGGACCAAAAACATTCCGAAGGTACGCTAGAACGTGCATTCCGTACATTCGTACAACAAATGAATAATCCAAATGTACGTTATCACGCTTTTGACTTCCATGCTGAATGCAAAAAAATGCGTTGGGACCGTTTACAAATTCTCATTGATCGCATTGCTCATGATCAGGACGAGTTTTCGTTTTTCCATTTACGCGAAGACGGTAGTTTGGTTTCAGTGCAGGATGGTGTATTTCGTACAAATTGTATTGATTGTTTAGATCGTACGAACGTTGTACAGAGTATGCTAGCTAAACGTTCGTTAACTGCTGTGCTACAAAAGCTGGGTATTTTACAAGCTGGTCAAGTAGTTGAACGCGCTTCGCCTAATTTTGAATTCATATTTAAGGGG GTTTGGGCGGATAATGCTGATGTTATTTCCTTGCAATACTCCGGTACTGGTGCACTGAAAACCGATTTTACACGCACCGGTAAACGATCGAAAGCTGGCCTCATGCAAGATGGTATTAATTCAGCTACACGTTATTATCTAAATAATTTTGCGGATGGTAGTAGGCAG GATGGTTTCGATTTATTCTTGGGCAAGTATGTGGTCAAACCTGATGAGGGCAATCTTATACCTTCGCCATTGGTAGTGAAGCGCACATGGCGTTATAATACG attcccTCCGTTTTGCTCTTTGCTGTTGCAATGCTTTTCATCACGGCAATATTCCCGGCTGAATTTAATACCGAAAGCTTACTATTCCTATTATTATGGGGCACAATTATTGGTGTCGGTACCACTGGCATATTACATTATGGTGTAGAATTCGTTGATTGGCCACGTTTGTTCCCGCCAATCAAAATTGAAGCCTAG